GTTAATTGAAGTCAAGCACAAAATACTgactctctctgtcccaatttatgttaagtagtttgactgggcacggagttttaaaaataaaggaagacttccgaaaattgtgatctaaaataagtcaGAAATATCTgaatggctataaatcatctcattaagggtaaaataggtattttcaagttaaattgttactaaacatactttttttttggactgactaaaaaggaaagagtgtcacataactTGGGACAGAAGGAGTATGAAATTTCAAGGATAAATTCATGTGAAGATTTAGAAACAGCATACTTGAGCAACTCAATCCATTTATCAGCAATTGCCATATGAAGTCGATAGTCAAAGCCAACACCCCCATCTTGAACAGGAATACAAAACGTAGGCATTCCACTAACCTGAAATTAGTAGGAAAAAAATAGAAGCATCAAGAGGATGATCACAAGAGCCGCAGCCCATATACAGTAAAATGTCCTTTCTCTTCACATTGCGTAATTTGCAATAAGCATAAATACTCTTTCATAAAGAAAAACCTCTGAAAAGCATATAGTAGTACCAAAAAGGATAAAACCTTATAAAATCGAGTTTTCATCCAAAAttgtcccttatctatgggagtaggtctatTTTTGTCCTTTAAATATAACCTTGAGCATCTTTAATCCGTAAATTTGCTAAAGTGAAGCACCTTTGGTCCAACTAACAGAATGGACTTACAAACTAACAGTCACTACCAGAAAACACTACTAAAAGCACGACAAAAGCCAACCAACCTTTGGACTGACTGAAAAACCGACCAACTCGATCAGTTTTGATcctaatttctttttctttttttttttaaataaaaccgACCGAACTCGGTCAATTTTTTTTGCGACAAAAACCAGGAATATAAAAAACCGACCGAGCTTTATACGTTTCTACAAAAGCAACGATGTCAAGGACAAGATCAAGGTGACAAGAAGTACTTACATCTTCACCAATGGTAATTGCATCTGGGAAAAGCCCGTGAATAAGATCGTTGACCAGCATCAAATACACCACAGCATCCACATCAGTTGCCAATCCAAAGTATTCACTGTAATTCCCAGTGAATCCCACCTATAGAAATTAAAATGTATCAGGTAAGCAGTTTAGCAGAATAGCGAGACCACCTTGGTAAAACATATGAAGCAGGATAATGGAAACTGATATCTCCAAAATTGAGTATGAAGATTATGTCGAAAAAACTATACCGATAATCCGTGGTGAGTATACATCATTGATGTCACCCCATCAAATCTAAATCCATCAAATTTGAACTCATCCAACCACCACCTCGCATTTGAGAGAAGATACCTAAGTACCTACAACAAGAAACATACTTTTGGTCACACCATGGACCCCATGAGGCACGAGGTTCTTTTTGACTCATGTTTGAAAGGAAGAAAGTACCTCCCAGTTTCCATAGTTAAAGAGGCGGGAATCCCACATCCAATGATAACCACGAGATCCAGAGTGAAAATAACAACTATCTGTTCCATCAAACATGTTCAGCCCATCTAAAGTATTATTTGATGCATGGCTGCAAAAAGTTGCACAATTCCAGTGAGTTAAGGACAAAGTAAAGCATGTCAATAGAAAATATGTGCAGgtgaaaaaagaaaagataaCTCTTACTACGACAAGATTCTAGAATAAGTGCCATTTCTTTCATCTATGAATTAAATCACAGGAAATGCACCTTAGGGAGAGAAAGCTTAATGATGGATCTAAGGGAGTAAGAAGTAAAGCCTAATATGAAAAAGCTATGCACATGACCACAAGAGCCCAGAAAACAGACCTCAAAATAGAACAAGTACAGTACTCCCTCGGCCCAATTTATGTGAAAGGTGTTTGACCGGAGACGGAGTTTAAAAAAAGGAAGATTTTAAAAACTTGTAGTTTAAAATAAGCCATAAATATTTGtgcggctataaatcatctcattaagggtaaaatgggcaTTTTAAAGTAAATTGTTACTAATTATAGAAAGGTGTCGTTCTTTtttggactgactaaaaagggaagagtgtcacataaattggggcaGAGGGAGTAGTACACAAGCTCAGTACAAAATCCAGAAGTGAAAAATATTGTACAGGGTACAATGTTTTTCACTTTTTAACCTCCTTTTTATGCTTTAAAGGTTCTTACTTCTCTTAAgttttttttatatcattttcacTAAGTGATTTGGGAAGAAATGGATGAActggatagacattgtatattaATTCTTGGTGTTGGCCAATGGAAGTCCAAAAGGCTTTCTCCCATCTCAAGGAAAACTATGTCAACaaatgaccccccccccccccaaaaaaaaaaaaaaaacgacccATAGATTCACTAAACGCAGTTGCAATAGTAAAATATTAATTAATACCTGTGAACAATGTCCATGAGAACTACAATTCCTAGCTCATGAGCTTTATCAATCAAAGACTTAAGGTCGTCAGGCGACCCAAAACGGCTGCTTGGTGCAAAAAAATTTGTGACATGATAACTGAGACAAAGAAGGATAACGAGTTCCATTAGGAATACTAAAATAGTCAGTTTAAAACACTTACAGAGTAACCAGGGAAACAAATGCAAACAGTAAAAGGAGAAATACCCAAAACTAGCATAATAAGAATGCTCTTGAATAGCCATAATTTGCACCGCATTGTACCCAAGCTTTTTTATGCGAGGAAGAACCTCATCTCTAAAATTCGCGTATGAGTTAATTTTAGGCTCCTGCATCCCAAATACGGTGATCATGACAGAAAACTCAGATCATAAATAATAAATTACATGAAAGAGGAGGGATGCTCACCGGACTACTCATTCCAATATGAGATTCATATATTCGCAGTGAGTTTGGTTTCTTTGGCCGTGGATGTTGGAATACATGCCTCTCCTACAAGGAAATTATAAAACGAATCAAAAACACGAAAACAAACAACTGAAATAAAAAAGCATTTGTGAGGATACAGAAGCTAGCAAGGGAAAACAAGCACCCTCGtaaggaaaaaaaaggaaaaactttaatttatttaaatatattttCACCACATTCTTTAATATGCAGAATAAAATACAAGACCACATATTGCCTATTAGAAACAATAGAGAGAAAAGAGTGCAACCTCTTCGGGTGGATCATAGTATATTCCATTGTATGGAATTTCACCAGGAGGCTGTACAGAGAAATTGATCCAAGCAGGAATGGAATCCTTAACACCTGATGGAGTGTCCATACGTATCTACATTTTCAGTATATTAAGAACAAATATTAGCAAATAGTGGGCATATAACATCCATTATCAGACATAGACTATAAACTATAATTATATTATGAAACCTACAATATACTACATTATAGAAATGATGAACTACAATTAAATACTCTGATTGTAATAAATGTTCAGTTGATAAAATTTCCAAAGTTATACGTCTCTTGGTTACAAATTCCTTAATCAAAGAACCAAATAGATTCAGTATTTTTCTTTAAGTTAACCTGGAAGATATTTTTTGTTACTAGTCTTGAATTTAATAATTAAGAAATTGCGTCATGGTAACAACTTTTGAAAGCTTATTCATTGATGAATATGTATTTTGTTCCTTATTGAAGGGGATGCTATCAGGTTTAGTTATATAACAAAAAAAGAATTCTTGAACATTTAAGTATTTTACCCGAAAAGGTAGAAAACAGTAGTATCGGcagattaattttttttcttacaaCACCTATGAGTCATACCTTCACTCTGGACCCATGAGGAATTGCAGGAGAGCCATCCGCATTATTTGGCAAAAATATCTCCCAGACACCAAATTCATTCTGCTTATAGACCATGAATTAGTTTTAAGAATATGAGAAATTTGATACAAACTGTGAAATGAATAGCAAAAGACAATCGAACAAAAAGAACACAAGGCACTTAATAAAAATTTCCTGTTCAGAAATGGCAACAGAACCACTTGGGTATGTACTATGAGGGACATACCCGAGCCATAACGTCGGCATTTGGGTTCCAATTGTTGAAATCTCCAATGAGGGCAGCTGACTGCAAAGGAAAGAAGAGGATATACATGCAATCAGACTTTCAACAAACCTATATTATCATATCATAAACAACATGCAGAAGTTGGTATAACTGACGGGCACAAAAGTAGAGAATACCGATGATTTTCCACGTTATTTCACATTATTCATCATTTCATCATATACTGCACCTAAACCTTATTTTTCTAGTAATCAGTTTACACAAAACGGCAGAATGTGCAGCTTTGGTAGAAAAATGTTCTGCCATATATCAAACAATTATGTGTTGCCGAAGGGATTCTCCTATCTTTTAGAAAGCTCCATGATGAAAAATTAACACACTGAACACATCTGACTTAATAAGAATCCAGAAACAacaacccgcaagggtggctcagttggttgagcatggggctttcataatggaggtctcaggttcaaaacccctacctacgacagcaggggatttgccttctgggtcgagctcgtcgcacggggcttgcctagtgcgggttaacTCTCCTGTCAGGTTTGTGAGCTATTACACAGGAGctggagctgggtttaccctgtgcgcacccgaagggtagcggctgcgggttcccatgtcataaaaaaaaaaaaaaaaaaaaaaaatccagaaacCACATTTATTCTGATAGAATGACACTAACCAAAAGacaaaccacatggcttgttgttATAGGTACCTATACTGGAATTGTACTCCTTTTTATCATAGAGAATCTAAACAAAACAAGAAAGTAAACACTGACCTTGGCACCAGGAGCCCACTCACGATAAGTGATACCTGTGGCACTGGAAACAAAGTTCATACGCAATCAGCGAGAGGTACTGCTTCAGCCCCTCTAAGGAGAGCAAACTTACAAAGGGAAAGGAGAAGCATATACCACATACATATACtccaagtaaaagaaaaaaagtaaAGAATTTTACAATAAAGGGAAAAACTATATCAATGAGGTATATAGATTCTCTTCCAACATTTAGGTGTAACATTAGCTTTGGAAGGTCACTTTCCAGGATTCACTCCTGCTGTCCGAGACTAGGGGTCGCAAAATTAGCCCATAAAAACATAACCGTCCGAACACATCCAAGTTTGGGCGGGTCAATCATCTCATCcattttagcccaacccatttcTGCCCATCTAAAAATGGGGCTAATATGTACCCCAATTGACCCATGCGAAACCTTGTCAGAATATTTTCAAAGAGACAATTTTTATTTGATACTattttatactccctccatttcaatttatatgaacccatttgactgggcacgacatttaagaaagagagaagacttttgaaacttgtggttcaaaataagccttgaaaatttgtgtggctgtaaatcattcataaagtgaatttgttttcaaattaggaaagaggtcattcattttggcacggactaaaaaggaaataggttcaaacaaattgaaacagagggagtatatagcTATAACAAAGGGAAAAAAATATTAGGTACTTTAGaaactattaaaaaaaataaattaaaacttagtaagaattgggtGGGTTGGGTTATGATCCGCTTTTTAGCCCAAGTAACTTTTAGACGTGCcattgacccccccccccccccccccacaattTATTAAGTTAGTCCATTTCGACCCGCCCAAATTCAGCCCACCCCTATCTGAGACAAATATTTCAAATTCCAATATATACCATGCCTTCTTTTGAATTTAGTCACGGTAAGGCCTTTGTGGGATAGCATCCATTTCATACTCGAGTAATTAACACAGCAGGGAAGTAATAAATACTCCAGAAAAACTTTCAAAAACAGATGAAATGTTAAAGAATGCTTGAACTACGTGAACCTATTTTTACAAAGGCTGAGAATGTCACGAATTAACCGCTGCTATATACATGTCGTTAAATACAAAACATAATCTATTTCTCTTACTTTTTTGCTGCAGCTATTGCACACTGTATAGGTATGAGAGTGGGTCAAACAAGTACCAAGTTGGCATCCAAGAATCACAATATGGCATGAAACATCTGACAAGGTTTTCCACAAGGCCAGTCTCTAATACCTTGAGAAAGAAAATTAAATAAGATATAAAGCAGTTATTACCTATGAGTGAAACCCATTTTCTCATAACCACGAGAAAAAGCTTCCAAACCACCCTCATACTTGTCAATTGCCTCCCTCATTTTCTTGTACTGTGAAAACCTAAAAGTGGACAACATAAAAAAGAAAGACCTTAGACTCTAGATGGCAATGTATGGACTGGTGGCAGTAGCATATTGAAGTCCAAATATAAATATCCTAAACATCATCAACCAGATGACTATCAGAGGCAAAAAGTACAATAGCCTACAGATGAATTCTGCCTCTATAATAGGTAAATTACTCAACGAACAAAAACATTTTTACCTGTAATCAAGGTGGTCACGATGCTTTTTCAAAAGAGGGTCTATTTTGTAAATTTTCTGACCAGGGCCAGGTGGAGGAATGCCCCTCTTTCTGATCCTATCAGATTCATCGATGATTGTCACTTCAGAAGTATCTAATGTTTTGGAGTCCTTCAGTTTACCACCTTCTTGTAGTTGTAGTGATGAAGCAAAATCCAGCTCTTCAACACTTCCACTTGCTGACTCAATGTGTTCCATTGTCGAACTATCTACATCAGTTGATGCCTAAAGCACGAAATGTAATAGAACAATTATGAAGCAAAGTGACAAAATTAATCACTAAATTCAGTTGTCATTGAAACAAAATGCAATAACAATTTCATTTAAGCAGACTCAGGAAGAGATTTATTTAGAAGTGTTTCCGCAAGAAAATCTGCCACCTCCACCcctaccctcccccccccccccccccacactccaaaaaaaaaaaacttttttcatGCGGTGGAGACTAATGTAACATACTGGGGAATTTTCTGGAACTGCCTCAGTGAATTCCAATTGGTCTGTTGAGGATGAGGAGCTATCACTCGGGCTGCCAGGAACAAGGACTTTCCCCGACGATGCTGCAACTGTAGAAGGTCGGAATTCGGACTCGTAAGAAGACTTTTCAGCCAAGATCTTCcctacatacatatatcatattagtTATATCTCCACAATAAAGATATCCCCAGAAAGCATCATACATGAGGTCCTTTTAATCCAAACCAACACTTAAAAAGACTTACTATTACCTTTAAAAATGTCactaatattcattaatttgTTTTCTTACATAATATACTTAAAGGGTTTAAAATAGACTTCAAGAACACCCAACTAGACAAACAAAAGAAAGAATCAATACTAACCAAACTATTTTAACCCCCGTTTCTTCAGACAAAAAGGTCAACCTTCACCACTCACAACACATCACGTAAAgcaaaccaaaaaaaataaaaattgatcagttgctaaaaaaaaaaaaagaatgaaaatccTAACACTAATTCTTACAGCAAAACTATACTTTGAGCAATGAAAATCTCACCAGAAAGCACCATATAGAAAGGTCACTTTAAACCCAAGCCGAACTCAACTATAGCTGACTAAAATTCAAAAAGTTACTAACTTTAGCAATGCCAATCAAGTTTCtccatgaaaaaaaaaacataatgttACTCTATCAAAGGATATACTCAAAAGGGTATAAATACAAACTTCAAAGGGTCCCCAGTTACACGAACCAAAGAAAGAACCATGACCCATATCAGAATCCCAATAACACAAATAAAGAAAAAACCTTGACCAATATCAGGAGCTCAAAAAGCTGATACCTTTAGTAATGTCAATCAAGTTTGTCCCTGCAGATTCATAATTTGCTTTCTCAAGGAATATACTCAAAAGGCTATGCTACAAACTTAACAGAATTCCCAATTACACAAACCAAAAAAGTTGCTAACTTTAGTAATGTCAATCTAGTTTCTCCATGAAAACCTCAACGTTCACCACTCAATCAAAAGATCACGTAAAGCAAAAACAACTGATcactgaaaaagaaaaagaagatccTAGCACTGATTCTTACAGCTCATATTTTGGAATAGTAAAGATCTCACCACAAAGCACCATATAGAGGGTCCTTTAAACCCAAGCCAAATTAATTACAGCTCATCACACTTCAAAAGGTTACCACCTTCAAAAGCTAAGTCAATCAAGTTTCTCCGTGAAACTTCACAATTTTGCTTTCTCAAAGAATATACCCCACAGTAAACTATGGCAACTATATCACTAACTCCAAAGAAAGAACTTTTACCATATCAGGACTTAAAAGTTACCACCTTTAGTATTGGCAATCAAGTTTCTTCACGAAAATTCATATTTTTGCCTTCTTAAAAGGGTATAACACTAACTTTAGAGGATCCCCAATTACACAAACCAAAGAAAGAACCTTAACACACACCAAAATCCCAATTACACAGACCAAAGAAAAACCTTAACTCATACCAGGGCTTTAAAAAGTTGGTACCCTCAGTAATGTCAATCTAGTTTCTCCATGAAAAGATTCATCATTTTTGCTTTCTCAAAGactatacctttttttttttttttaaataactgtTTAAAACTTgtatcctctctctctctctcccccccccccccttctctcAACGGTAAGTTAACAactccccaccccaccccacccccctccTTCCTGGCAGCGAACCACCCCCCCGGCGGGTACAGGGTACTTTTCCGGCCAGGCCTCCTCCTTTTTCTCtccttctcttttcctttcttttctttgtttttttgccTCTTGTCTTCTCGTTTCTGCACCTGGAAACCTCCGCCAGTGGTTCCGGCAGTGAAAAGTACTCAGGCGGTGAACAGTAACTTCGGCGGCGAATAGGTTTTTTCTATTTTAAAATTGTTTTCACTTGGAGTTAGTACCTCTGGTGACTCATATTAATTCATGTGTCTTTTCACCTTGTTAAATCTTGCCTGCTACACATTCTTGACTCTTGACTTTAAATTCTTGCTTTTATTCCTTTAGCTTATAGTGCTATCTTTCTTGTCATAGTAACCTGACTTGCATATAGTCTCTTGATAACTGTGCTTTAGTATTGATTCTTGTTTATTTTAGATAAATCTTTGATTCGCTTTTATTTCCCTTAGTCGCTATATtgagtgatggtagactagggtcatgttctcggtcgGGGACGGGGGCTAGGGTTAGAGGGGGTAAGTGGGGTCagggagcgtctaggttgagagtagggtcttggaacattgggactttgacgaggaagtccatagagctagttcaGATTCTTAaggagaggaagattaatatagcttgcgtccaagagaccaaatgggtaggatctaaagctaaggatgtggacgggtataagttatggttctcgGGTAAGTCAATGTATAGGAATAGGGTAGGCATTTTAATAGATAGTGAGCTAAGGGACCAGGCCGTAGAGGTTAGGAGGGTCAATGACCTGATGATGGCGGTTAAgttagttgtggaagggtttaccttgaacattattagtgcttatgcgCCACAAGCGGGCTTGgtcgaggaggagaagaggcacTTTTGGGAGGATTTAGATGAAGTGGTGGGAGGTATACCGCCCACcgagaagttattcataggaggagatttcaatggacacatcggctCAACCTCGgggggttatgatgatgagcatagAGGTTTCAGCTTCGGAGTtagaaatggaggaggagtctcacttctgGATTTCGCTAAAGCCTTTGGATTGGTAGTAGCCAACTTGCGTTTCCCGAAGAGAAagcagcacttggtaacctttcatAGTTCGACGGCtgcgacgcagatagacttttttGATGAGAACGCACatagactttttgctccttagaaaagaggataaggtctttgtaaagactgcaaggtcatTCCGAGTGAGAACCTTACGACCTAACATAAGcttttggtgatggatttgggaATTACGAGGAAGAAGCGGAAGAGGGTCGCGGATGACCTGCCAAGGATCAGGTGGGGGAGTCTGACTTTGTCGAGTGCCCAAGAGATGGGGGaaaagttgatggctatgggggcttgggagagtaggggggacgcgagcagtatgtgggataagacggcGAGCTGCATTAGGGAAACAGCTAGAGATGTCCTGGGAGTCTCGAGAGGTCTCCGTGGTAGGCGACGAGGGggctggtggtggaatggagaagtccagggaaaggtggaagcaaagaaagtgGCGTACGTGAGGTTGGTAGACAGCAAAGATGAGGAGGAGAAGCGGACAAATAGGGAAAGGTATAAGATTGCGAGAAAGGAAGCGAAGTTGGCaatttcgacggcaaaaacggcagctttcaAACGTctatatgcagaactagaggacaaaggcggggataagaagttgttcaggctagccaaagTGAGGGACAAAAAGGGACGGGACCTGGATCGAGTAAAGTGCGTCAAGGATGAGGATGGCAAAGTATTTGTAgaggaagctctcattagacggagatggcagtcatatttccataaactcttgaacgaggaaAGTgatagagacattgtgttgggagatttggagtactctgagaggcgtcgcgactttgggtattgtaggagtataaaggtggaggaggttaagggtgttgttcgcagGATGCACAGGGGAAGAGCTACCGGTCCTGACAAGATccctggggagttttggaagagtgcgggcagggcaggtttggagtggttgactggattgtttgatgttatttttaagacgacgaagatgcctgaggaatggaggtggagtatgatGGTCTCTTTGTATAAGAACAAAAgtgatattcaaagttgcaacaactatagagggatcaagctactaagtcacactatgaaggtatgggaaagggtggtggagatgagggtgagaagaggcgtgtccatttcagagaaccagtttggattcatgtcggggcgctagactacagaagccatctatcttgtgaggagactggtggagcagtatagggagaggaagaaggacctgcacatggttttcatcgacctagaaaaggcttacgacaaagtgccaagagaggttttatggagatgcttggaggccagAGGTGTACCTGT
The nucleotide sequence above comes from Lycium barbarum isolate Lr01 chromosome 3, ASM1917538v2, whole genome shotgun sequence. Encoded proteins:
- the LOC132629897 gene encoding 1,4-alpha-glucan-branching enzyme 1, chloroplastic/amyloplastic isoform X2; this translates as MEHIESASGSVEELDFASSLQLQEGGKLKDSKTLDTSEVTIIDESDRIRKRGIPPPGPGQKIYKIDPLLKKHRDHLDYRFSQYKKMREAIDKYEGGLEAFSRGYEKMGFTHSATGITYREWAPGAKSAALIGDFNNWNPNADVMARNEFGVWEIFLPNNADGSPAIPHGSRVKIRMDTPSGVKDSIPAWINFSVQPPGEIPYNGIYYDPPEEERHVFQHPRPKKPNSLRIYESHIGMSSPEPKINSYANFRDEVLPRIKKLGYNAVQIMAIQEHSYYASFGYHVTNFFAPSSRFGSPDDLKSLIDKAHELGIVVLMDIVHSHASNNTLDGLNMFDGTDSCYFHSGSRGYHWMWDSRLFNYGNWEVLRYLLSNARWWLDEFKFDGFRFDGVTSMMYTHHGLSVGFTGNYSEYFGLATDVDAVVYLMLVNDLIHGLFPDAITIGEDVSGMPTFCIPVQDGGVGFDYRLHMAIADKWIELLKKRDEDWRMGDIVHTLTNRRWREKCVSYAESHDQALVGDKTIAFWLMDKDMYDFMALDRPSTPLIDRGIALHKMIRLMTMGLGGEGYLNFMGNEFGHPEWIDFPRADQHLPNGKIVPGNGFSYDKCRRRFDLGDAYYLRYHGLQEFDRAMQQIEERYEFMTSEHQFISRKDEGDRMIVFERGNLVFVFNFHWTNSYSDYRIGCLKPGKYKVVLDSDDPLFGGFGRIDHNAEYFTFEGRYDDRPRSIMVYAPSRTAVVYALVDKEEEQEEEKFVEE
- the LOC132629897 gene encoding 1,4-alpha-glucan-branching enzyme 2-2, chloroplastic/amyloplastic isoform X1, coding for MVYTLSGVRFPTVPSVYKSPGFSNNGSGDRRNANVSVFLKKHSLSRKILAEKSSYESEFRPSTVAASSGKVLVPGSPSDSSSSSTDQLEFTEAVPENSPASTDVDSSTMEHIESASGSVEELDFASSLQLQEGGKLKDSKTLDTSEVTIIDESDRIRKRGIPPPGPGQKIYKIDPLLKKHRDHLDYRFSQYKKMREAIDKYEGGLEAFSRGYEKMGFTHSATGITYREWAPGAKSAALIGDFNNWNPNADVMARNEFGVWEIFLPNNADGSPAIPHGSRVKIRMDTPSGVKDSIPAWINFSVQPPGEIPYNGIYYDPPEEERHVFQHPRPKKPNSLRIYESHIGMSSPEPKINSYANFRDEVLPRIKKLGYNAVQIMAIQEHSYYASFGYHVTNFFAPSSRFGSPDDLKSLIDKAHELGIVVLMDIVHSHASNNTLDGLNMFDGTDSCYFHSGSRGYHWMWDSRLFNYGNWEVLRYLLSNARWWLDEFKFDGFRFDGVTSMMYTHHGLSVGFTGNYSEYFGLATDVDAVVYLMLVNDLIHGLFPDAITIGEDVSGMPTFCIPVQDGGVGFDYRLHMAIADKWIELLKKRDEDWRMGDIVHTLTNRRWREKCVSYAESHDQALVGDKTIAFWLMDKDMYDFMALDRPSTPLIDRGIALHKMIRLMTMGLGGEGYLNFMGNEFGHPEWIDFPRADQHLPNGKIVPGNGFSYDKCRRRFDLGDAYYLRYHGLQEFDRAMQQIEERYEFMTSEHQFISRKDEGDRMIVFERGNLVFVFNFHWTNSYSDYRIGCLKPGKYKVVLDSDDPLFGGFGRIDHNAEYFTFEGRYDDRPRSIMVYAPSRTAVVYALVDKEEEQEEEKFVEE